The DNA sequence CCTCGGCGATGTCGCCCGCCCGGAGGGCATGACGCTGCCGCAGCTCGCGCGCGCTGTCGATGATGGAGTGGGTGCACGCGCACGAGGGATACGGCTTCACCGCCACGCCGGTGGTGAGGATCTTCCACGGGCCGCCGAGGGTGGCGAGACGCTCCGGCTTGAGGCTGCCCGCCCCCAGCACGTTCAGGAAGCCCTGCGGCCCTTCCAGCGCCTGCTCGGACGCCGTCCAGCCCTCGCGCGCGAGCAGAGCGGCGAGGATGCCGCTGCGCGCAGCGTGCCCCGCGTGGAACGGCTTGGTCATGGTGCCGAAGTTCTCCTTGAGGCCGGAGGACTGCGACGCCGCCACCGCGAGGGCCATACGCGTCTGCGCCGCATCGAGGCCCAGGAGCCGGGCCGCCGCGGCCGCGGCGCCGAGCGTGCCGAGCGTACAGGTGGCGTGCCAGCCGTGATGGTAGTGCGCGGGGTTCAGCACCTCCGCGAGCGTGGTCTCCACCTCGAAGCCCAGCAGGAAGGCGTGGAGCAGGGCGCGGCCATCGGCGAGGGCCAGCTCGCCCGCGGCGAGGCCGGCGGCGAGCACGGGGGCGGAGGGGTGCCCCATCATGCCGAAGTTGGTGTCGTCGAAGTCGAGGGCGTGCGCGGCGGTGCCGTTGGCGAGCGCCGCCCACGTCGCCCCCGTGCGGAGGCCGCCCGCGCCGACGACGGTGGCGAGCGGCGCGCCGCCCTCGGCTTCGGCCACCCGCCGCACGAGCCGCGCGGGCTCCTCCACCGCGCCGGCGAGCATCACGCCCAGGGTGTCCAGGATGGCCCGGCGCGCGGCGTCCACCGCCTCCGCCGGACATTCCTCGAAGCGGCTCTTCACCACGAACTCGGCGATGGCGGCGGTGGCGCGGACGTCGGGCATGGCGGGACTCCTCCTCGGATGGCGTGCGCCGAGCGTAGCCCGGCCCCCGGCCGAGGTCAATCCATCTCGAGGGAGACAGCGTAGAGCGTCGCCGCGATGCGGACCGCGTCGTTCACGTGCTCGGGCGTGAGCCCGGCGTCGGTGACCGCCTTCTCGTGGGTCGCGCACGCACATCTCGGGCACGGCGTCGCGCAGCCGCGGGTCACGGGCGGCGATGGCCGAGGCCACCGCCACCCCAACCGCTGAGGCTCGGAGAGCGCGCCGTCCTTGAGCACGAACTGGATGTTGAGCCGGATGTCCCTGGCCGCGTCCGGCAGCGCGGTACGGCGTCTCCAGCGCCTCCATGATCAGGCGGCCTGAAGCGTGGGCTCGCCTTTCTGCCAGTTGCAGGGGCAAAGCTCGTCAGTCTGCAGCGCGTCGAGCACGCGCAGCACCTCGTCGACGTTGCGGCCGACCGAGAGGTCGTTGGCGCTGGCGAAGCGGATCACGCCCTCGGGATCGACGATGTAGGTCACGCGGAGCGGCACGCCCTCCGTCTTGTGGAGAATGCCGAGCGCGGTCGAAAGCGCGCGCCGGGTGTCGGCGAGCATGGGGAAGGGCAGGGACTTGAGATCCGGATGGTCGCGGCGCCACGCCAGGTGGACGAAGTGCGTGTCGGTGCTCATCCCGAGCACCTGCGCGTCGCGATCGGCGAAATCGGCGCTCTTCTTGCCAAACTCCGCGATCTCGGTGGGACAGACGAAGGTGAAGTCCATGGGCCACGCGAAGAGCACCAGCCACTTGCCCGGATAGCTCCGGTTGGTGATGGGGGCGAACTCGTGCCCCTTGTCGAGGCTCACGACGGCCTGAAGGGCGAAGTCGGGGAGGCGATCTCCGACGGTCAGCATCTATGGCTCCTTTGGGTATGGGATTGTGTGTCGAGCGGCCGAGCGTTCTGGGCGTCCAGCCACTCCTTCCGATCCGGGCGGCAAGGCCCGGGATTCCGCCTCGCGAAGATTTCTTAGGGCCACCTAAGAGGCCGCGAACCAGAGCCCCCGAAGCCCCGGGGTATGATCGGGCGATGCGCCGCCCGCCCCGCTTGCTACGCGCCGTCCTCCTCGCCGCCGCGTCGGTCCTCGCGCTGGCCGGCGCGCGCCCCGTCGCCGCGCAGCTCTTCTTCTCGAGCGAGCCGGACTCGCCCGCCCGCATCGGCCCGCTCATCGTGCGGGCCAGCGTGGCCCCCGGCCGCGACACCACCGACATCGACATCCTCTGGAGCGTGTCGCTGCCGCCGCGGGCGAGCCTCCCGCCCCAGCCGCTCTATCTCCTCTGGCCCGGCGAGGTCTCGGCCCCGGTGCCGGGAGGCAAGCCCGACCCGGCGCTGGCCAAGGCGGTGACCGATCTGGGCTTCGACGTGGTGGGCGAGGGGCGGCTGCCCCTCTACACGCAGAACCTGTCCGATCCGGACGCCGCGGCCAAGGCGCAGCCGGTGGAGGGCGGCGCGCCCTACGTGACGTTCGTGCAATACGGCGGCGCGCTGGGGCTCTCGCCGCCCGCGACGTGGATCCAGATCCCGGCGACGCCCCGGCTCGCCGATCCGAAATGGCTCATCGAGCTCCGGATGCAGAGCCACGCCCTCGTGAAGCCGCGCCAGGCGAGCTG is a window from the Candidatus Methylomirabilota bacterium genome containing:
- a CDS encoding MmgE/PrpD family protein — its product is MPDVRATAAIAEFVVKSRFEECPAEAVDAARRAILDTLGVMLAGAVEEPARLVRRVAEAEGGAPLATVVGAGGLRTGATWAALANGTAAHALDFDDTNFGMMGHPSAPVLAAGLAAGELALADGRALLHAFLLGFEVETTLAEVLNPAHYHHGWHATCTLGTLGAAAAAARLLGLDAAQTRMALAVAASQSSGLKENFGTMTKPFHAGHAARSGILAALLAREGWTASEQALEGPQGFLNVLGAGSLKPERLATLGGPWKILTTGVAVKPYPSCACTHSIIDSARELRQRHALRAGDIAEVSVGVNAAVPHILIHSNPRTGLEAKFSGEFAAAAALVEERLGIQTFSDEKVQDPAIRALLPRVRVTVDPEIPGDLERHMWSRVRVRLTDGRTLEIGPRPVPGHPGNPLSADQLREKFESCAAVVLSPERVETVREMVEGLEGCPDLRSFTAIL
- a CDS encoding peroxiredoxin; amino-acid sequence: MLTVGDRLPDFALQAVVSLDKGHEFAPITNRSYPGKWLVLFAWPMDFTFVCPTEIAEFGKKSADFADRDAQVLGMSTDTHFVHLAWRRDHPDLKSLPFPMLADTRRALSTALGILHKTEGVPLRVTYIVDPEGVIRFASANDLSVGRNVDEVLRVLDALQTDELCPCNWQKGEPTLQAA